The genomic window ATACTTAAATTATATCTTTTATAGGAATTACTTTTTGATTTAAAATGTTGATAATATGTACAGAAATTTAGTTATTTATTGATAGATTCATAAGCAATAAGTATTTTTTTTCTCTCAATTCCCCATCTATAACCACTCATAGCTCCACTTTTTGCGATGACTCTGTGGCAAGGAATTAAATAGCCAACATGATTTCTTCCAATGGCACTAGCAATGGCTCGAACAGCTTTTGGTTTATCTAAATAGTTTGCTATATCTTGGTAGGTTGCAACTACTCCATTTGGAAGATTTAAAAGAGCTTTCCAAACATTTACTTGAAGATTAGTTCCTTTTACAAAAAGATTATATTTTTTATTTTTTACGAAGATATTTTCTAAATATTCATTTGCAGCAATTTCATTATGAACCAGATTTGCATTTTCCCAAAGTTCATTAAATCGATTAAAAATCTCTATTTTATTATCATCAATAAAACCTAAATAGCAGATTCCTTTGTCAGTAAATCCAATTAAAGCTTCACCAAAAGGAGTTTCACCAAATCCATAAGTGATTTGAACATCTTTCCCTTTTTCTTTCCACTCTTTGGGAGTAACTCCAATTAGATTTACAAAAAGTTCATGAAGTCTACTTGTACTGGAAAGTCCAATATCCAAACTGCTATCTAAGATGGATTTGGACTCTTTTATATGTTCTTTTGCATAATTTAACGTTACACAATGCAAAAATTGTTTAGGAGTAACTCCCACATACTCTTTAAATACTCGGATAAAATGAAATTTACTCATACCTACATTTTTTGCAATTTCATCAATTGATGGATGTTCTTTAAAATTCTCATCAATATATTTAATTGCTTTTTCTATTTGTATATAGTTATCATGTAAGGCAACAATATCTTTCATTTTTTATCCTTATATAAAAAAGAGACTAGAAAGTCGATTTATTGTAAATCACAAAATTCCCAGCTAATTCTTCTAATTCTTTATTTATTTTTGCATGAAGAGCTGTATCTTCAATATTATCTAATACATCACAAATTTTATTTGCAATGATTTCAAACTCTTTCTCTTTCATCCCTCGTGCTGTTAATGCTGGGCTTCCAATTCTTATACCACTTGTTACAAATGGACTTCTTGTCTCACCTGGAACTGTATTTTTATTTACTGTAATTCCTGCATTCCCTAACGCTGCATCTGCATCTTTACCACTGAACGGTTTATTTAAAAAACTTACTAATACTAAGTGATTATCTGTTCCACCTGAAACTAAATCATATCCTCTTTTTATTAATACATCAGCTAATACTTTTATATTTGCTTTTACTTGTTTTGCGTAATCTTTCCATTTTGGATTTAAAATCTCTTTAAATGCTACTGCTTTTGCAGCAATTACATGAACAAGTGGTCCACCTTGAATTCCTGGGAAAATAGCTGAATTTATTTTTTTAGCAATCTCTTCATCATTTGTTAAAATCATCCCACCTCTTGGACCTCTTAAAGTCTTATGAGTTGTAGTTGTTACAACATGAGCATAAGGGAATGGACTCATATGTTCACCAGCAGCAACAAGACCAGCAATATGAGCAATATCAGCAAATAAAATTGCTCCTACAGCATCAGCTATTTCTCTAAATTTAGCAAAATCAATTTCTCTTGCATATGCACTTGCACCACAAACAATAATTTTTGGTTGAGCAATTTTAGCAATTTCCATAACTTTATCATAATTGATTCTACCATCAAGTTCAACACCATAATAAAATGCAGAATAGTTTTTACCAGAAAAACTTGGTTTTGATCCATGAGTTAAATGTCCACCATGAGATAAATCCATACCAAGGATTCTATCACCAGCATTTATTAATGCAGCATAAACAGCACCATTAGCTTGAGAACCCGAATGAGGTTGAACATTAGCATACGAACAACCAAAGATTTCACAAGCTCTGTCAATTGCTAATTGCTCAACAGCATCAGCAAACTCACAACCACCATAATATCTTTTGTAAGGATAACCTTCCGCATATTTGTTAGTAAAAACAGAACCCATAGCTTGCATAACAGCTGGACTTGTAAAGTTTTCACTTGCAATCATCTCTAAGTGATTTGTTTGTCTTTTTAATTCATTCTCGATTATGTCAAATACTTCTTTATCTGCTTGTTCTAGCGTTGCGTTTGTTATGTAATTCATCATAAAGCCTCCGTTTTTTTATTTTTAAAACAATAACTTAATTACAAATATTAAACAATCCAAAAATTGCTATTTTAGAGGAAATTTGATTTTTTAGATTTCAATTTATAAGTAGATTAAGTGAGTTTTTTAATGATGAAGAGAGAATTAATCTTCTAATTCTTCGTCTTCTTCATTATTCGTTTGAGTTTTTTCTTTTGGTTTTCTAAATTCTGCACGAGCCACAAGTTCTAAATAAAAACTATCAAGATTTTCACTTGCAGCAATATCTATTGATTTTGTAATATCTACAAATCTAATTTCTGTAGCCTCTTCTTGTGTTTTGCCAAATTTACAATCAAAATTCCAGTAATTACAATTTTCTGGTAATCTTTTTGTTCTTTCTCTTTTGATATATTTTCTTACATCATTTTTGATAGATTCAACTTGTCTATCTTTATTTTTATTTGCAACTATTAGTTGGAATGTTTTTTTCATATAAATCCTTTGGTGAAATTATAGCAAAAAAACTTAATTTATTTAATGAATAAAATATATACAATTAATCATAAAATAAACAAGCAAATTTTGATATAATTTTTATACATATAAAAAGAAAGAGAATAATGGAAAATATCTTATTTACGCTATTTTTGAGCATTTCAATAGCAACTATTTTAAATATAATTTTAAAAAGATTTGGAGTTTCACATATTATTGGATACATAATAACAGGAACATTAATTAGTTATATTTTTAATTTTAATGGCTTAGATATTGGTTCATTAGAACTTATTGCAGAGTTTGGAATTGTATTTTTAATGTTTACAATTGGCCTTGAAATGAGTTTTGATAAAATCAAAAAAATGAAAGAAATCCTTTTATTAAATGGGTTTT from Arcobacter venerupis includes these protein-coding regions:
- a CDS encoding bifunctional helix-turn-helix domain-containing protein/methylated-DNA--[protein]-cysteine S-methyltransferase, giving the protein MKDIVALHDNYIQIEKAIKYIDENFKEHPSIDEIAKNVGMSKFHFIRVFKEYVGVTPKQFLHCVTLNYAKEHIKESKSILDSSLDIGLSSTSRLHELFVNLIGVTPKEWKEKGKDVQITYGFGETPFGEALIGFTDKGICYLGFIDDNKIEIFNRFNELWENANLVHNEIAANEYLENIFVKNKKYNLFVKGTNLQVNVWKALLNLPNGVVATYQDIANYLDKPKAVRAIASAIGRNHVGYLIPCHRVIAKSGAMSGYRWGIERKKILIAYESINK
- a CDS encoding serine hydroxymethyltransferase codes for the protein MNYITNATLEQADKEVFDIIENELKRQTNHLEMIASENFTSPAVMQAMGSVFTNKYAEGYPYKRYYGGCEFADAVEQLAIDRACEIFGCSYANVQPHSGSQANGAVYAALINAGDRILGMDLSHGGHLTHGSKPSFSGKNYSAFYYGVELDGRINYDKVMEIAKIAQPKIIVCGASAYAREIDFAKFREIADAVGAILFADIAHIAGLVAAGEHMSPFPYAHVVTTTTHKTLRGPRGGMILTNDEEIAKKINSAIFPGIQGGPLVHVIAAKAVAFKEILNPKWKDYAKQVKANIKVLADVLIKRGYDLVSGGTDNHLVLVSFLNKPFSGKDADAALGNAGITVNKNTVPGETRSPFVTSGIRIGSPALTARGMKEKEFEIIANKICDVLDNIEDTALHAKINKELEELAGNFVIYNKSTF
- a CDS encoding DUF6172 family protein encodes the protein MKKTFQLIVANKNKDRQVESIKNDVRKYIKRERTKRLPENCNYWNFDCKFGKTQEEATEIRFVDITKSIDIAASENLDSFYLELVARAEFRKPKEKTQTNNEEDEELED